One window from the genome of Streptococcus salivarius encodes:
- the argF gene encoding ornithine carbamoyltransferase: MTQAKSFLKEIDFTKQELEELIDLSLKFKQLKKERIPHKYLDGLNIALIFEKTSTRTRSAFTVAGQDLGMNVTYLGAGDIQLGKKESVVDTAKVLGSMFDGIEYRGFKQEDVEGLAKYSGVPVWNGLTDTWHPTQMIADFMTLKEHFGSLEDLTIAYIGDGRNNMANSLLVTSAILGVNVKIIAPEVLQPEDEIVALAQKHNNGADLTITDDISEVKGVDMLYTDVWVSMGEEVDFKSRIDLLLPYQINADLLAKTENPDVIVMHCLPAFHDLNTQIGKEIYDKYGLAELEITDQVFQKYSDIIFQEAENRMHSIKAIMYNSLKNI; encoded by the coding sequence ATGACACAAGCTAAATCCTTTTTGAAAGAAATCGACTTTACCAAGCAAGAACTCGAGGAGTTAATTGATTTATCTTTAAAATTTAAACAGTTAAAGAAGGAAAGAATTCCGCATAAATATTTAGATGGCTTAAATATTGCCTTGATTTTTGAAAAAACATCTACCAGAACTCGCTCAGCTTTTACAGTGGCCGGTCAGGACCTAGGTATGAATGTGACCTACCTTGGTGCTGGAGACATTCAGTTAGGTAAAAAGGAATCTGTAGTTGATACGGCCAAGGTTCTGGGATCTATGTTTGATGGAATCGAGTACCGTGGTTTTAAACAAGAAGATGTTGAAGGTTTGGCTAAGTACTCAGGGGTTCCGGTCTGGAATGGTTTGACGGATACCTGGCATCCAACTCAAATGATTGCGGATTTCATGACTTTGAAGGAACACTTCGGTAGTTTGGAAGACTTGACCATCGCCTATATTGGAGATGGTAGAAATAATATGGCCAACTCACTTTTGGTCACTTCGGCTATTTTAGGCGTTAATGTCAAGATTATTGCCCCAGAGGTGCTGCAACCCGAAGATGAGATTGTAGCCTTAGCTCAGAAACATAATAATGGTGCCGACTTAACCATTACAGATGATATTTCAGAGGTCAAGGGAGTGGATATGCTTTATACGGATGTTTGGGTATCTATGGGTGAAGAGGTAGATTTTAAATCTCGTATTGATTTACTCTTGCCTTATCAAATTAATGCAGACCTACTAGCCAAGACAGAAAATCCAGATGTTATTGTTATGCATTGTCTCCCAGCCTTTCATGATCTCAATACCCAAATTGGGAAAGAAATCTATGACAAATATGGTTTGGCAGAGTTAGAAATTACAGATCAAGTCTTCCAAAAATACAGTGACATCATCTTCCAAGAAGCTGAGAATCGTATGCATTCTATTAAGGCCATTATGTACAATTCCTTGAAAAATATTTAA
- a CDS encoding ATP-dependent Clp protease ATP-binding subunit, translating into MLCQNCNLNEASIHLYTNVNGNQQQVDLCQNCYKIMKSDPENPLNQFNQTGGSNFFDDFFSDLNNFRSSNGDLPNTPPTQEGGNRGNGGNTQGPGRPGGPRQQAPQQPQGLLEEFGINITDIARRGDIDPVIGRDEEIIRVIEILNRRTKNNPVLIGEPGVGKTAVVEGLAQKIVDGSVPQKLQGKQVIRLDVVSLVQGTGIRGQFEERMQKLMEEIRQRQDVILFIDEIHEIVGAGNAGDGNMDAGNILKPALARGELQLVGATTLNEYRIIEKDAALERRMQPVKVDEPTVEETITILRGIQPKYQDYHHVKYTDEAITAAAELSNRYIQDRFLPDKAIDLLDEAGSKMNLTLNFVDPKDIDKRLIEAENLKAQATRDEDFEKAAYFRDQIAKYKEMQKQTIKDQDMPVITEKHIEAIVEQKTNIPVGDLKEKEQSQLLSLADDLKSHVIGQDAAVDKIAKAIRRNRVGLGAPNRPIGSFLFVGPTGVGKTELSKQLAIELFGSADSMIRFDMSEYMEKHAVAKLVGAPPGYVGYDEAGQLTEKVRRNPYSLILLDEVEKAHPDVLHMFLQVLDDGRLTDGQGRTVSFKDTIIIMTSNAGTGKVEASVGFGATRENRTNSVLNQLGDFFSPEFMNRFDGIIEFSALSKENLLTIVDLMLDNVNQRLANNGIHLSVTEKVKEKLVDLGYDPKMGARPLRRTIQDHIEDAITDFYLENPNEKDLKAVMTSKGHITIKSAKKAEKATQKAEAAKESD; encoded by the coding sequence ATGCTCTGTCAAAACTGTAACCTTAATGAAGCTAGTATTCATTTGTATACCAATGTAAATGGTAATCAGCAACAAGTTGACCTCTGTCAAAATTGTTATAAAATCATGAAATCTGACCCAGAGAACCCCCTTAATCAATTCAATCAAACTGGAGGTTCCAACTTCTTCGATGATTTCTTCAGCGACCTAAATAACTTCCGTTCTTCTAACGGTGATCTTCCCAATACACCTCCAACACAAGAAGGTGGTAACCGAGGAAACGGTGGCAATACACAAGGGCCAGGCCGCCCAGGAGGACCACGCCAACAAGCTCCTCAACAGCCACAAGGTCTTCTTGAAGAGTTCGGCATTAACATCACTGACATCGCTCGTCGTGGAGACATCGATCCAGTCATTGGTCGTGACGAGGAAATCATTCGTGTCATCGAAATTCTTAACCGCCGTACCAAGAACAATCCCGTCCTCATCGGTGAACCCGGTGTCGGTAAGACTGCTGTCGTTGAAGGACTAGCTCAAAAAATTGTAGATGGTAGCGTTCCTCAAAAACTCCAAGGCAAACAAGTTATCCGTCTTGATGTGGTCAGCTTGGTTCAAGGAACTGGTATCCGTGGCCAATTTGAAGAACGCATGCAAAAACTTATGGAAGAAATTCGTCAACGTCAGGATGTTATCCTATTTATTGATGAAATTCATGAAATCGTAGGAGCTGGTAATGCTGGAGATGGCAATATGGATGCTGGAAACATCCTAAAACCTGCCCTTGCTCGTGGGGAACTTCAACTGGTCGGAGCAACAACACTCAACGAATACCGCATCATCGAAAAAGATGCTGCCCTTGAGCGTCGTATGCAACCAGTTAAGGTTGACGAACCAACTGTTGAGGAAACCATCACTATTTTGCGTGGGATTCAGCCTAAATATCAAGACTACCACCACGTCAAATATACGGACGAAGCGATTACTGCAGCTGCAGAATTGTCCAACCGCTACATTCAAGACCGTTTCTTACCAGACAAGGCCATCGACCTTCTTGATGAAGCTGGTTCGAAGATGAACTTGACCCTCAACTTTGTTGATCCTAAAGATATAGACAAACGTTTGATTGAGGCTGAAAACCTCAAGGCTCAAGCTACTCGTGACGAGGACTTTGAAAAGGCTGCTTATTTCCGTGACCAAATTGCCAAATACAAGGAAATGCAAAAGCAAACCATCAAAGACCAAGATATGCCTGTCATCACCGAAAAACATATCGAAGCTATTGTGGAACAAAAAACCAATATTCCTGTCGGTGATTTGAAAGAAAAAGAACAATCACAACTTCTTAGTCTTGCCGATGATCTTAAATCACATGTTATCGGACAAGATGCTGCAGTTGATAAGATTGCTAAAGCTATCCGCCGTAATCGTGTTGGATTGGGTGCTCCAAACCGCCCAATTGGTAGCTTCCTCTTCGTAGGTCCTACAGGAGTCGGTAAAACTGAGCTCTCTAAACAATTGGCTATTGAACTCTTTGGTTCAGCTGACAGTATGATTCGTTTCGATATGTCAGAATACATGGAAAAACACGCTGTCGCTAAATTGGTTGGTGCCCCTCCAGGATATGTTGGTTACGACGAAGCTGGTCAGTTAACTGAAAAAGTCCGCCGTAATCCTTATTCACTTATTCTTTTAGATGAGGTTGAAAAAGCTCACCCAGACGTTCTTCACATGTTCCTCCAAGTACTTGACGACGGTCGTTTGACTGATGGACAAGGGCGCACTGTAAGCTTCAAGGATACCATCATCATCATGACCTCAAATGCTGGTACTGGTAAAGTTGAAGCTAGCGTTGGCTTTGGAGCTACTCGTGAAAATCGTACCAATTCTGTTCTTAACCAACTTGGAGATTTCTTCAGTCCTGAATTCATGAACCGCTTTGATGGTATTATCGAATTCTCTGCCCTCAGCAAAGAAAATCTCCTTACTATCGTGGACCTCATGCTTGATAATGTCAACCAACGCTTGGCTAACAACGGTATCCACCTCAGTGTAACTGAGAAAGTTAAGGAAAAATTGGTTGACCTTGGTTACGATCCTAAGATGGGTGCTCGACCACTACGTCGTACCATCCAAGATCACATTGAAGATGCTATTACCGACTTCTACCTTGAAAATCCAAACGAAAAAGATCTCAAGGCAGTCATGACTTCAAAAGGCCACATTACCATTAAGTCTGCTAAAAAAGCCGAAAAAGCTACTCAAAAAGCTGAGGCAGCAAAAGAATCTGATTAA
- a CDS encoding NUDIX hydrolase, with translation MNPTFGDKVEGAHYQTRYGVYAVIPNQEKTKIILVQAPNGAWFLPGGEIEAGEDHYSALERELIEELGFTATLGQYYGQADEYFYSSHRDTYYYNPAYIYEVVDFSKIGKPLEDFNNLAWFPIDEAIAKLKRGSHKWGIEQWKETNTITDKS, from the coding sequence ATGAATCCAACATTTGGTGACAAGGTTGAGGGAGCTCATTATCAAACACGTTACGGTGTTTATGCTGTGATTCCTAACCAAGAAAAGACAAAGATTATTTTAGTCCAGGCTCCTAACGGAGCTTGGTTTCTCCCAGGTGGAGAAATCGAAGCAGGCGAGGATCACTATAGCGCATTAGAACGCGAGTTAATTGAAGAACTTGGGTTTACAGCCACTTTAGGCCAGTACTATGGCCAGGCTGATGAATACTTCTATTCAAGCCACCGTGACACTTACTATTACAATCCAGCCTATATTTATGAAGTTGTAGATTTTTCAAAAATTGGCAAACCTCTCGAAGATTTCAATAACCTGGCCTGGTTTCCAATTGATGAAGCCATTGCTAAACTTAAACGTGGCAGTCATAAATGGGGAATCGAACAATGGAAAGAAACTAACACAATAACTGACAAATCCTAG
- a CDS encoding DUF1827 family protein produces MKLINTTRTHQELVQNQLDNTDAFLVETYSAGNTDVVFTQAPKHYELLISNKHRAVKDNELEVIREFFLKRKIDKDIVLMDKLRTVHTDKLIEISFPTTV; encoded by the coding sequence ATGAAACTCATTAATACGACCCGTACACACCAAGAACTCGTTCAAAACCAACTAGACAATACGGATGCCTTTCTCGTAGAGACCTACTCTGCTGGGAATACTGATGTTGTCTTTACACAAGCACCTAAGCATTATGAACTCTTGATTTCAAATAAACACCGTGCTGTTAAAGACAATGAATTAGAAGTTATCCGTGAATTCTTCCTCAAACGAAAAATCGACAAGGATATTGTTTTGATGGACAAACTCAGAACAGTACACACTGACAAATTGATTGAGATTTCATTCCCAACAACTGTATAA
- a CDS encoding DUF1797 family protein, with protein sequence MESHLVRIINRLEMMAADGGNLKRNFEREGVVVAEVSFSNDPENGPVFTLRDVEARESYSFDSIDLIAMEIYDLLY encoded by the coding sequence ATGGAATCACATTTGGTGAGAATCATTAACCGTCTTGAAATGATGGCGGCTGATGGTGGTAATTTGAAACGTAATTTTGAACGTGAAGGAGTGGTTGTTGCCGAAGTATCATTTAGCAACGATCCTGAAAATGGTCCAGTTTTCACATTGCGTGACGTTGAAGCACGTGAATCTTATTCATTTGATAGCATCGACTTGATTGCAATGGAAATCTACGATTTGCTTTACTAA